The Paenibacillus beijingensis nucleotide sequence TTCCCCGAGCCGAATGTCATTGCCCCGAACGCCAGCTTCGATACGATAAGTCCCGAATTTCCCAATTGCACATATTTCATTTTTCTCAGCCTCCTAGACGGATTGTTAAGTTTTCTTGATCTAAGTGTATTGCATGGCAACTCCTTTTTTCTTGAATAAAGGAATCAGTATATTGGATAATATGCTCATTCGAGGACGTGCAGCATATTGCTCAACCTCTAAAAATTGGGTTACACTTATAGAAACCGCCGATGAGCGACTTGCACTTATTTGGATGAAGGGAGGTTGGGCTCCGTGCCTGATTCACCTATCGTGACCAGCGAGGGACTGGGGTGGTCCGAGTTAAAATTCTCAGGCTGGGAAGGCGTTTCGCCGCAAGAAGCATACGAACCGGCTTTGTCCGACCACCTGATTGTGATCCATACGACTCCCGAGCCGGTGCGGGTGTTCGAGCGGACGGACGGATATAGTGGAGAAGGGATCGCGATACCCGGACAAATCAATCTATTCTCTGCGGGGGATATGTCGTTCTGCAGGTGGGAAGGTTCGCTTTCCTTTCTGCGCCTGGATTTGTCGCCGGGGTTAACCGATAAAGTCGCGGCCGAGCTGGAACTCCCTCTCAGCGGCGGTAGCGCCATCGATTTCGGCAGACATATACGGCTAGACGACGACCGTGTTTGGCAGGTGGCGCAGTGGCTATCCGAAGATTTGAAGAACGGCGGTGCGGGCGGCAGACTGTATGCCGATTCGCTCATCCGGATGCTGTCTGTTCATTTGCTTCATCGTTATGGTACGGCTTCCGGACGGAAGTCCGCTTTACCGCAGCGAATGGCGCGAAAGCAGCTGGACGGCGCCTTGCAATTCATTCATGCGTTTCTCGAGCAGGATATCTCCTTGGACGATATTGCAGCTGCGGCGCATGTCAGCTCGTCTCATCTGGTTCGTCTCTTCAAAGAAGCTACAGGACTCACCCCTCACCAATATGTCATTCAACAAAAAATTCGCAAAGCGCAGAAGCTGCTGGGCGAAGGGCTGCCCGTGATTGAAGTTGCGGCCGTGCTCGGTTTCAGCGATCAGAGCCATTTGCACCGCCATTTCAAGCGCTTTGTTGGCGTAACCCCGCGCGAATTTGTACAAAGCATTCGATAATCGCGGTGTTTTATTGATTTTCTACAAAAGGCGGTTATTTTATCAACCAGCTTATTTTAAACGAGTACATATGCGCAATTGATTACCATCAGGATCTACGACAGTCATCATGCGAAGCCCTTCAAGGTCCTCATTTGGAGGCTCAATAATTTGTACATCTTTTTTGCTCTTTAATTCGTCATACCAATTGTCAACATCTGGTACAAAAAAATGAATTAATCCACCAACTTGGCAGTCTCCAGAATGTTGAGTTAAATAAATAGTCATTTCATCCTTGGTGATCTGAACAAAAACGGGAAAATGCGGTTCAAATCGATGTTCCCAGTCGATTTGGAATCCCATTCCCCCCACGTAGAACGCCTTACTCTTTGTATAGTCAGTTATCCGTAATGCAGGAATCACTTTTTGCATATTACCCCTCCTCACAATAAGTATTCCTATTAATTCCAATAGTCTAACTCTATTATTCTGCCAGTTTAAGGAGAAAGCAACGCGGCTGGGAAAATCCGTAATCATATCGAGGGAGTTGAATAGCTATTGTGTATTTAACTTCGATCGTCGTACCGGAAAGTTGAAGCGACTACTAACCCGTCTGTTCTCGGGGGGTACTTTCCGATACATTCCGGTCTGCATAAGTCGCCTTCGGCCTTCGGCGGCCCGTCGGGCCGACCAGCCATCGCCCGAACGGCAGCTTTTCCAGCAGACTGGCCAAACCGATCGCACCTCCCACAACCAAGATAAACGTAATCAACGCCGCCGGCAGATGAAACCCGCTGAGCTGCATGGGCCGCGTCACCATGCTCACCAGCATGAGCACAAGCGCGTGAGCCAGAAAACCGCCGAACGAATGCCGTCCGATAAACCGCAGGATGCGGGAAAGCGCGCCTTTCCGTCTCTGCAACATCAGTGCGAACCCGTACAGCAGAAGCAGCTCAGAGACGATGATCAAAAAAGTGGAAGGTTTCAAATAACTGGAAACCAGTAAATTCATTTGCTCCGCCGAGAAGCGCAGAACATCGTACCCAAGCCAAATATACGCCCCGATGAACACTAACATCGCCCAACCCATCGCATCAGCCGAAAACGTCCGAAACCTGGCCAGGCCGAAGGCGCATACGCTGCCTATCAGGAAGTAGAATACGTACATAACAAAATAATAAGAGCGGTACGTGATCAGTCCCTCCCAAAAACCGCCCGCGGAAGCGGCCCAGCCAGGCATTTTGTAATAGGACAGCCACAATAGCGCGCCGTACATCAGGCCGAGCGCCACGGACGCCCACGCAACCCGGTGGAATGCTCTCTCTTCAGGATGGCGGTGCAGACGCTCCCGTATCGATGCGATCGCCTTGGAAAACAGCGGGAATAACAAGTAAAACTGAAAAATCATGATGATAAACCACAGATGGTAGCCGTTGGTCGGATTTACCAGCTGCAAGAAGATGCTCGGCCAAGCCGAAGGCTGCATTAGCTTGGAGCCGATCACCCCTTCCACCGCGATCCAGTAAATAATCGTCCAGCATAGAAAAGGAACAAAAATATCACCGAACCTTTTTCGAATAAACGAACGGTAGTTCAGCTTCCCGCTGTAATTGTAAAATAGAATGAGACCGGACAGGAATACGAACGCCGGCGTGCCGAACCGGGTGAAATGAAACAGCATTACCAGCATGATCGAGTCTGCCGGCATGATGTCCGGCCGATAAATATACTCCGCTATGCAGTGCTGAAGCGTGACCGCCAAAAAAGCAAACGCGCGAAGAAGCGTCACTTCTTCGATCCGTTCTTTTTTCTGACGAACCTCCGGCTCAGACGCCTTCCCTTCGATTCTCGCTTGCAGATTTTTCATCATTCACCCTCTATTCTAAGAAGCAAAATATATTTCAGAATTATAGCGGACAAACATTAGAGGAAGATGAAATAGGGTCCTTGTCACTGGCTTTTAACAAGAACATCTATCGTTAAAATGAAAAAAGCCGCAATTGAGCGGCTTCTTAAGCATATATGTTCTAGTCATTCGACATCAATGAAGTTCGTAGTTAACTGATCCGTTTGGCAGTTATTCAAAGACGCTATCAGCAACGTAATAAACTTTCTGTGTCTCTTTTTTATTTACTGGATCTGTAACGATATTAAAATAAACGTTACCGTTTTTTGTCTGAACTCCCTCGATTTCATGGGTTCCCACATTTGTAATATTCACAAGGGTTTTGTATGCTCCTGTGTTGTCCATCATAGCAATCCGCGGAGTATCACCTTCCGCGCCGCCTGACGTATATATTTCCGTTTTATCGAGCATATCAACACCCTGGAAAGATCCGTTTGGTCTGACTATATCACTGCCCGACTGCGTAAAGCTGGTAACGCAGGTGCTTACCGCCGCCGCACTGTCCATTCGTACCTGTTCATTGCTGTCAAGAAGCTGGTTCAATGCTACCGTGTCATAGATTGACCAAGTTACAGTTCCTTCTACAGTTTGTATGCGAAAAATAGTATAGGTACTGTTGCCGCCGCCATCAACACGGTATGTCTCACCTAATCTTGAACCGGTCTTATCGGCGTAATTCATATAGGTGAACCGATGAAGATCCGTATAATCATATGTCGCGCCGGGCGAGTATTGAAGTCTTGCTACCTGGAGCGACCAGTAATACTGTGTTGAAGGATCCGCTTTTGAACTAAAATAAAAGTAATTTGTACCATTGTACGTATACATATCGAGTGTTTGGCAATGACCGGCATTGGTGACAGTCATTTCATCAACATATGTAGCGTCACTTCCGTTTATTAGCAATCTTGAAAGATAGCATGTTCCCCCGGACCGTTGAGTAACGTAAAGATACGTTGATGCGATGTAAGCTTTCTGAACAGCCACGTTGTGATTAAGTCCTTTGAGATTGTATGCGAGTGTTGCCGAAGCGTTTACAGTTTTCTCAGGAATTGCCGCAAATACGGGCACAACAGATATTCCAAACATAAGAATTGCGACAACAACAGATATGAGTATTTTTAATTGCCTTTTAATAAGGTTCAATGCTTGAACTTGAAACATACGGATACCTCCATTAAAAATGATAATATATACTAAATCTCCCCTCCACTTTCTTCATATTGATAAACAAATTATCGCATAAAGAAACAAATCAAATATACTACCGGATACAATTTATTATACAGTTGTCGTTATTTCGATAACTCATAAAACGAAAGATGGGTTAACCAACTCAATTGGTTGACCCATCTTTTATTCAGAACCAGTTTCCCGACCCATTTTCGTAACACCGATGATCGGAGATGTATTCGGCTCCTTTTGCAGCACCCAAGCAAGCGCGGTTTGGGCGCGAGGAAAGCCGCGTTGTTCCGCGATTGCCGCGACCCGATCCACGACCAATTGATCGGCTGTTTCATGTGCATCGTATTGGGATTTCTGTACTTGATCGGTTTCGGAACGATGCGTCGACTCCTCCCAATCCCGCGTCAATCTTCCTTTTGCAAGCGGACTTTACGGAATGACGCCAATCTGTTTTTCTCAGCTACATGTAACGCCTTGCGGAACTCTCTTCCTCCACAATCACGATTGGTATTGATCGTTGCTAACCTTTTCCATCCAGTCGGCAGCCTTGCCGTCGAGACGTTCCTGAATGGCGATGTGCGTCATGGCCGTAGTTGGTGTAGCGCCATGCCAATGTTTCTCACCCGGTGCAAACCAGATCACGTCACCTGGGCGAATTTCCTCGATTGGACCACCCCAGCGTTGTACCCGGCCACAGCCAGCCGTCACGATCAGGGTCTGGCCCAGCGGGTGGGTGTGCCATGCTGTCCGAGCGCCCGGCTCGAACGTAACACTGACTCCGATCACGCGTGCAGGATCGGGTGCCTCGAACAGGGGGTCAATGCGTACCGTGCCGTCAAAATACTCGAATGGTCCTTTGCCAGAAGGTTGTGAACCACTTCTTTTGATGTCCATTTTCTGAATACCTCCATATTGAATCGTTTTTGACCGCCCGGAATGATGGATGAGTTTCAAATGATAAAAATGTGATCCGCTTAAACAAAATAATTAACTCGGCTGCCTCACGTATATACGGTTTGATTTTAGAAATCGGGTATTAAGTCATCCTTTATGCTCATTAATCCATCTCCATAAATAACTTCAATGATATGCTCTTTGCCATTCGTGTCTTCTGCTACGAATGTAAAATTTTTGGTGTATCGAACCGTAACCTTACTTGTATCTAGGAAATTCTTATAATTGCTTATTGTCTCCTCAGCAACCCAAATTGGAATCTCAATATCATCGGCGTTCAAAAAGCTTGCTAGTTCGATTGCATCGCCCTCCCCAATAATGTCTAAATAAGTAAGGATCATTTTTTCCGCATAAGGAAAATACCGAACATAGGGATTATGAAAGACTTTATTGCCATCTTTTTCATATCGAATCACCAACGAATTTTCCTCATTATCGTTATTTTCATTAATGTTTTTATCCACTAAAACAAATTCATACTGCCCTCCCTCAGGATACATAGAAAGTCCATCGTAATTGATCTGAGCAGATAATGAATTCAGATCGAAATTCACTTCGAAGCATTCAATAATTTTCTTTGTTCCTTCTATATCCAGATCCGAAGTGTTAAGGAGCTGATTTAATTTAGCCGCATTTTTTTCCTTAATAACATTGATAAACTCGTGTGCATCTCTTATCGCCTTCATTTCCCCATTGCTTTTATTCTCTTTGTTCGTCTTTTCCGTAGGATCGCTATCGATGCCCTTTTCGATACTTTCGCTTCCTTCTTTTCCAACGTCTCCGTTAGTTTTAACATCATCTATTTTTCCTTCAAACGATTCAGTCGTTTTGGAGCAACCTACAAAAACGATGAGTGCAAATAATAAAATTACTACACATCGATTCATTAACTCGCCCCCCTTACCTTTAGTCATTAAGACGCTTCATTTGAAGTTTTGTTGCGATCTCATTTTGGCAGCTTTGTGGCCGATACAGCCTTTGTCGACCTTTGAGCCGGAGTTGCGGTTACGTTTTCGTAAGATGTTATCGTAGCTGCCGTCATAGGTAAATGTCAAATTGGTTACTTTTATTAATGACATGACAGGATCCTTCTGAATAAAAATAGAAAAAGCTACAAGAAAGGTAACTTTCTTGTAGCTCAAATAAATAAGACAAATCCAATCCGAAGATGGGGTGAATAAGGATATTTTTTGAGAACCGTCTTCTCATTCGTCTTTCCGTGGTGCACTGTGTTCATGCTTATGCGATGCAAGACTTAATCTGGGCGACGAAACTGCTGCACTAGCTTTCTTGCTTCATGCCGGTCGATCACCTGCAGCTTATTCAGAATGTTCGATACGTTGTTGGCGACGGTTTTAGCACTGATATGAAGATGCGCGGCGATCTGTGCATTCGTATCCCCGCTGGCGATGAGCGCCAGAATATCCGCTTCGCGCCGGGTCAGTTCGGCGAATGCAGGCACTGCCTGCAGCCCGGACCTGCCGATCCCCACTTCCGCCGACGTCTCTGAATCCGGGCTTGCCATTGCGGCTGAAGCGTACGATGCAAAATAATGCATCATTCGCTCCGCAATCCCCGTCCCGAATACGGCACGTCCGCTTCCCACCATTCGGATCGCCTGCAGCAGTTCTTCCTCGTCCGCATCCTTCAGCACGTAACCTTTTGCCCCGACCCGCATCGCGGTAAACACCGACTCATCGTCACGGTACATCGTGAGAATAAGCACTTCGATCGCCGGGAACCGTTCCTTGATCGCTTGCGTCGCTTCGATGCCGTTCATGCCGGGCATTCGAATATCCATGAGCATAAGATCCGGCAGCAAATCTCCAGCCAGCTTCACCGCCTCTTCCCCGTTAACCGCTTCTCCGATAATCTTCAAATCGTCTGTCGTCGCAAGCAAGCTGCGAACCCCGTTCCGAAACATCGGATGATCCTCGGCAATTACGATTCTCATCTGCTATCCCCCTTGTCGACTTCACTACAAAGGCAAAACCGCCCATATCCGCGTGCCTCCCGCAGCCGGCCGCTCGATTCCGCATTCCCCGCCGATTTCGGCAGCCCGCTCCCGCATGGACAGCAGTCCGATACCCCCGGACAACGTGAATCCTGTCTGGCTCTTCGCCGTGCCGATGCCGTCATCCACGACTTCAATGAACAGGCGATCGGCGTCCGTGATGGATAGCCGCACCTTGCAGACCGTCGCCTCCGCATGTTTGACGACATTGACCATCGACTCGGTCACGATCCGATAGGCGGCTACTTCGACGCCAGCACGAAGCGCGGGAAGCATCGGCGGGAACTCGAGCTCGAACCGAAGCGGCTTGCCGCCATCCTCGCTTGAGATCAAGCGCGTCGGCTTGGCCATCTCATCCATGCGCGTCCGAATCGCTCCGACTAATCCAAGCTGATCCAGCGCAGGCGGACGAAGATCGTTCACCAGCAAACGGATGTCTTCGACCGTCGTGCGGATGACTTGGCGCAAATCGTCGAGCATGGCGACCGCCTCCGCCGGATCCTTCTCCACGTATTTGCGGGCAGTCGCCGCGTTGAGCGCAAGCGCGGCCAATCTCGGCGCGAGATCGTCGTGCAAATTGTTGCGGATTCGCCGGCGTTCCTCCTCCCGGGCAAGCACAAGCTTCTCGCGGGATTCCTGCACATCCTCCGCCAGCCTCCGCATGCTTTGCAGCATATCCGCATTGTTGACGAGCGGTCCGGCATGGCGAAGCATCACCTCCAGGAAAATGCTGTCCTCCGCCGAAAAGGTTTCCCCTGCCGATCGGCAGGCGGCGTACAGCGTGCCCAGCGTCTTGCCGTTATAAATGATCGGAAAAGCGCGCGACTCGAGCCCGTCTCTTCGCTCTCCGGCTTCAGCGATCATCGTCTCCTGGCCTTCTATGCCGATCGCGATGCCCGCATACGGCAAGCGAAGCGCATCTCTCACCTGGCGGGCGATTGCCGTCAGCATCGCATCGGGTGCGATCGGCTTCATCAGCTGCCTGCCCAATTCCAACAAGACGGCGTAAGGGTCGTCATGGCGGCCTTTCAGCATCCGATTCACTTGACGCTGCAGCCATTCCTTAATTGGAGCGAATACCGCCGCCACAATTCCTGTCGCGATCAGGGAGACAATGAAATGACTCCATGTCGCAAAAAGACTGCCCAAATAAAACACGACCAGGGTATACAGCAGTACAACGCAAACGGTCAATGCACCGTAAAGGACCGTCCTGTTTACGAGGGGGTTAATGTCCCATAACCGCTGTCTCAGCACGGCAAGCGTCAACGTAACCGGAATAGCCAACAGACAAAGATGCAGTGCGGCGTTCAAATAGATGAAATTTGTTGCCTTCCCGTTGAAGAACCTCGGGTCGAATAAGACGCTGATCAGGGCAAAACCGACAAAGCTTACGGCGACGCCATAGACGACCCATTTGGTCTGTTGGCGCTGCTCTGGCGAAGACATGCGCCGAAACCGGTAGGACTGCGCAAAGATCAGCAGCATTGTCGTCGACAAGTACCAGGCAAACTGCAGATAAACCGGCAGTTTCAGTTCTTTCCATATATTCCCATCATAAAATAAGTTCGCGAGATCCACGACCGCGATGAGCCCCATCGCATATCGCGACCATGCGGGAACGAACGATCCGTTCGGAAAAAGCAAGCAAAACAACGAAATCGAAATCCAGCCCGTTGCCGACACCCCGAGAAACCAAAAATGCGCAAACGAAGCGCTATCCGATCCTACTATAACGAGCGATGGAAACGACGTGCCGAAGGCAACCATGGCCAACGCGGCTGTGAGTCCCATCGGTTCCCGCGAGCTTTTCCACAGCAGGATGGCTCCCGTGGCATAGAACACCGCCGTGAAAGCGCAGTCGATCGCAATCAGAAGAAGGGCAGTCGCATTCGCCGATAACCCTGAATCCAAGGTCAGCGCCGGCACGGACAATCCGCAGCCATTCGAGATGCATTGCGACAGCAGCCTATCGTAATAGCCAGGTATGCAGTTGGCGTAAAGCGCGGCCGTAACCGCGAAGAATAGGCCGACCAGCAGCCGATAGCCTCTCATTTTATCCATATCTTCATTATAGCGGCTCGTCGATTGACTGAACATGAGGGAGGAAACATTTCCCGCTTGCATTCCCGGGTTTCCCGGTTTCGGGAGGCTTTGGCTCCTGCATATTCGGGTATTACATGCTCTATTGCCGCGGCGATGCAGCTTATATGATGAATAGCGAGCAGGAAATGCCAAATAAATAAACGGAGGGATTTGTACAATGAACGAAACAAGAGTCGTACAGTGGCTGGGAATGATTTGCTTGCTTGCGGGGATTGCGCGGATCGGCATGACGCCATCGGCGTACATCTGGGGAACGGACAGCATGCCGGAACTGATTTTCGGGTACATCGCTTGTATCTTAATGTCGGTTTGCTCGATCGCCTTCTACCTCGTGCAGTCGAGGGAAACCGGCGTGCTTGGCTTTATCAGCGTACTTGGCATCAGTATCGGAAATGTAATCACGACGGCCTTGCTTTTCACTTCTTTTGTCATGGACACTACGGCTCCCAAACCAGACAGCATCATTGTAGCGATTTCCGGTATGGGAACCATGATCGGATTAACGGGCGGCACGTTGTTACTCGGTATCATGACGTTCCGCGCTAACGTGTTTCCTCGTTGGGTGGTCGGTTTGCTTGTGCTCATGCTGCTCAGCGCGTTTCTGCCGGTCGCCGACAACAAGCTGTTCGCCCTGTTCTGGGGGCTTTCTTACGTCGGAATGGGCTTCTGCATCTGGACTGGCAAGCTAAATTCGCGGTCGGAGCGCAAGAAGGCCGGGCTTGAGAGCGCACGTTAGAAATGAAGAAATGTTACACTAATCTGCGGGTTAGCAAAGGGAGGCTGCCGATTATCCATCGGCAGCTTCGTTCTGTAAGTTTTTTTTATTCAGCTATCATTCCCGTTAATTGCTTACCAACCGCTAGAAACCATTACTTATGCACGACAGGGATCCAGACTTCGCAATAGCTATTCCCACTCTCTGCAATTCCATACATTTCGAATTGGGGTCCGGATAACGCTTCATAAGAGGACATTGGGAACCACTCGGTATAGATGCGTTTCCATAAGTTCTGAATTTGGGAAACAGTCTGGTCCCGAGTGTACTCTTCTGTTGTGAATACAGCCCATGTTAACGCAGGGATCTGTGCAACCGTATAATCTTCTTTATCTACTAGGCCGGAGTCAGGCATGAATCCGCAAATCATATACGGAAAGCGGCCCGCATCTGCTTCACGATAGCACATAACGGCATTCACCGGCATAATTCCCCTGTTGGATTCGTTCCATACCTTATCTGATGCTTGCCCGATACGATCGACGGTGCCGTCGCTCAAAAGTCTTTGCCACATCTGCGGTATACCCTTCAGATTCTCCCCATTCTCCATAGTGAAAAGTTCCTCCACCCCGAAGACGGTAAAAGCTTCCTTTTCGATAATTTTGTAGTTCATCTCTTCTGCTCCTCTGATCGTAATGTGAAAAGATAGCCGGGGATAAGACTTCAGGCTAATTCCTTTCTGGCGCGACAAAGTGGGGGTGACCCCATGCATTTTCTGAAATGCACGGGTGAATGCTTCCGGGGATTCGTATCCGTACTTCAACCCCAGATCAATAACCTTAATTTCGCTCTGCTGCAGCTCGAAGGCTGCGAGTGTCAACCGTCTTCGCCGGATATATTCGGATAATGGGATATCCGTCATGAATGAGAACATCCTTTGAAAATGGTAGACGGAGCAGCAAGCAATTCTTGCTGCAGTGTTGAAGTCGATCTCACCCGCCAGGTTATCCTCGATATACTCGAGGGCGCCGTTCATTCGTTTCAGCCAATCCATCCCGTTATATCGGCCTCCTTTTTCTACTCTGATCATAGAGCTTTCTTTTCATGAAGGCCTGGCAATTCATGCACCAATCTGCAAGGGTCACGGGCAACGAAATAATTTCTAAGCACTCACCGGCGTCCACGAAAAGTGCGGCGCAAGTCCTCAACCCATTTGTCCGGGATTTCCCATGGGATGAAGTGTCCGCCATGTTCATGGGCTGTGATGTTGACATGGTTATACCAAGGAGCGCGATCGCTGTCGAGAAAATGCTGTACGCGATTTTCGGTCGTGATACCCGGCGGATTTTCGTAACCCACGAAGGTTATTTCCGTTGGTGCCTCAATGACTGGCAATCGATTATGTGCAGGTGTCCATGGATAGCGGTTATTGTTCACATAGACGCGCATTGAGGTTTCGATGGCGTAATTTACCCAGAAGATTGTTGCGTGTGTAAGGATGTCGTCCTTGGAAAAGACATTCTCAATATGAGAGCGGAAAATGCGATCCCGCGTACGAGAAGTCCTAAGCCAAATATTTCGAAGTGAAACTACGCCCAAACGAGGGACTGTTGTAAAACCTAAACAGGAGGCCATTGACGCGGCGGCCAGAAACTACGGCTATTTCGCTTTGCTCAGCAATGAGATCAAAGACCCGATCGAAGCGCTTGCTGTGTACTGAAATAAAAGCCCGCGATTTACACGGATTTTATTCGGACCATTTTTTCACTTGAATTCCCTGCTGCTTGGCGGTTTTATTTGTACTTCTTTGATACTAAAACAGGAGTTTTTCCTTGATTTCAGGCCATTCATCGTCAATGATGCTGTAAAAGATA carries:
- a CDS encoding response regulator; its protein translation is MRIVIAEDHPMFRNGVRSLLATTDDLKIIGEAVNGEEAVKLAGDLLPDLMLMDIRMPGMNGIEATQAIKERFPAIEVLILTMYRDDESVFTAMRVGAKGYVLKDADEEELLQAIRMVGSGRAVFGTGIAERMMHYFASYASAAMASPDSETSAEVGIGRSGLQAVPAFAELTRREADILALIASGDTNAQIAAHLHISAKTVANNVSNILNKLQVIDRHEARKLVQQFRRPD
- a CDS encoding acyltransferase, which produces MKNLQARIEGKASEPEVRQKKERIEEVTLLRAFAFLAVTLQHCIAEYIYRPDIMPADSIMLVMLFHFTRFGTPAFVFLSGLILFYNYSGKLNYRSFIRKRFGDIFVPFLCWTIIYWIAVEGVIGSKLMQPSAWPSIFLQLVNPTNGYHLWFIIMIFQFYLLFPLFSKAIASIRERLHRHPEERAFHRVAWASVALGLMYGALLWLSYYKMPGWAASAGGFWEGLITYRSYYFVMYVFYFLIGSVCAFGLARFRTFSADAMGWAMLVFIGAYIWLGYDVLRFSAEQMNLLVSSYLKPSTFLIIVSELLLLYGFALMLQRRKGALSRILRFIGRHSFGGFLAHALVLMLVSMVTRPMQLSGFHLPAALITFILVVGGAIGLASLLEKLPFGRWLVGPTGRRRPKATYADRNVSESTPREQTG
- a CDS encoding glyoxalase superfamily protein, whose translation is MQKVIPALRITDYTKSKAFYVGGMGFQIDWEHRFEPHFPVFVQITKDEMTIYLTQHSGDCQVGGLIHFFVPDVDNWYDELKSKKDVQIIEPPNEDLEGLRMMTVVDPDGNQLRICTRLK
- a CDS encoding GAF domain-containing sensor histidine kinase, yielding MQAGNVSSLMFSQSTSRYNEDMDKMRGYRLLVGLFFAVTAALYANCIPGYYDRLLSQCISNGCGLSVPALTLDSGLSANATALLLIAIDCAFTAVFYATGAILLWKSSREPMGLTAALAMVAFGTSFPSLVIVGSDSASFAHFWFLGVSATGWISISLFCLLFPNGSFVPAWSRYAMGLIAVVDLANLFYDGNIWKELKLPVYLQFAWYLSTTMLLIFAQSYRFRRMSSPEQRQQTKWVVYGVAVSFVGFALISVLFDPRFFNGKATNFIYLNAALHLCLLAIPVTLTLAVLRQRLWDINPLVNRTVLYGALTVCVVLLYTLVVFYLGSLFATWSHFIVSLIATGIVAAVFAPIKEWLQRQVNRMLKGRHDDPYAVLLELGRQLMKPIAPDAMLTAIARQVRDALRLPYAGIAIGIEGQETMIAEAGERRDGLESRAFPIIYNGKTLGTLYAACRSAGETFSAEDSIFLEVMLRHAGPLVNNADMLQSMRRLAEDVQESREKLVLAREEERRRIRNNLHDDLAPRLAALALNAATARKYVEKDPAEAVAMLDDLRQVIRTTVEDIRLLVNDLRPPALDQLGLVGAIRTRMDEMAKPTRLISSEDGGKPLRFELEFPPMLPALRAGVEVAAYRIVTESMVNVVKHAEATVCKVRLSITDADRLFIEVVDDGIGTAKSQTGFTLSGGIGLLSMRERAAEIGGECGIERPAAGGTRIWAVLPL
- a CDS encoding AraC family transcriptional regulator yields the protein MDWLKRMNGALEYIEDNLAGEIDFNTAARIACCSVYHFQRMFSFMTDIPLSEYIRRRRLTLAAFELQQSEIKVIDLGLKYGYESPEAFTRAFQKMHGVTPTLSRQKGISLKSYPRLSFHITIRGAEEMNYKIIEKEAFTVFGVEELFTMENGENLKGIPQMWQRLLSDGTVDRIGQASDKVWNESNRGIMPVNAVMCYREADAGRFPYMICGFMPDSGLVDKEDYTVAQIPALTWAVFTTEEYTRDQTVSQIQNLWKRIYTEWFPMSSYEALSGPQFEMYGIAESGNSYCEVWIPVVHK
- a CDS encoding helveticin J family class III bacteriocin, whose amino-acid sequence is MFQVQALNLIKRQLKILISVVVAILMFGISVVPVFAAIPEKTVNASATLAYNLKGLNHNVAVQKAYIASTYLYVTQRSGGTCYLSRLLINGSDATYVDEMTVTNAGHCQTLDMYTYNGTNYFYFSSKADPSTQYYWSLQVARLQYSPGATYDYTDLHRFTYMNYADKTGSRLGETYRVDGGGNSTYTIFRIQTVEGTVTWSIYDTVALNQLLDSNEQVRMDSAAAVSTCVTSFTQSGSDIVRPNGSFQGVDMLDKTEIYTSGGAEGDTPRIAMMDNTGAYKTLVNITNVGTHEIEGVQTKNGNVYFNIVTDPVNKKETQKVYYVADSVFE
- a CDS encoding helix-turn-helix domain-containing protein — translated: MPDSPIVTSEGLGWSELKFSGWEGVSPQEAYEPALSDHLIVIHTTPEPVRVFERTDGYSGEGIAIPGQINLFSAGDMSFCRWEGSLSFLRLDLSPGLTDKVAAELELPLSGGSAIDFGRHIRLDDDRVWQVAQWLSEDLKNGGAGGRLYADSLIRMLSVHLLHRYGTASGRKSALPQRMARKQLDGALQFIHAFLEQDISLDDIAAAAHVSSSHLVRLFKEATGLTPHQYVIQQKIRKAQKLLGEGLPVIEVAAVLGFSDQSHLHRHFKRFVGVTPREFVQSIR
- a CDS encoding cupin domain-containing protein, which codes for MDIKRSGSQPSGKGPFEYFDGTVRIDPLFEAPDPARVIGVSVTFEPGARTAWHTHPLGQTLIVTAGCGRVQRWGGPIEEIRPGDVIWFAPGEKHWHGATPTTAMTHIAIQERLDGKAADWMEKVSNDQYQS